CACCCATGACGATCGAGTGGTTATATAGGGGAGAGTGCCAGGATGTATGCGCCAAAAGTCCGGCAAATATAGCCCCTTGAGGGGAATCAGGGTTCCAAGGAAACGAAGATTCGAGCCAGTATTAGCGACTGAATCAGGTGTCAAGGTCCGCTCTCAATATGAGAAGAGATGCGCGGATTATCTGTTCAGGAACAAAATCGAGTTCCAGTACGAACCAATAATGCTTCTGGGTGGTAGGCAGTTCAGGCCGGATTTCTTTTTGCCGGAGTACAATCTCTTTTTGGAGATCTGTGGCTACGGCCACATGCCATTCTATAGAGATCATACTGCGCACAAACAACCGGTCTATCGAGAGCGGGGATTGCAGTCTGTTTTCCTGGATTACGAGGGGAAGGGTTCACTGGAGACAAAAATCCGCACTGAATTGGAAAGGTTCGGAGTCAAGTTCCTGGTGGCCTGACCCCGGGTCGAGGGCACACTGAAAACCTAGCAGAAAAGAAACCCCTGCTCCTGACAAGGAACAGGGGTTCCAAAGTTATGAGGTCGTTGTGGAGATTACCTCAAAACCACCATCTTTCTTGAGGCCTCAAAACTACCTACGGACAGTCTGCAGAAGTAGACCCCTGAGGGAACCTTCTTCTCTGAGGAGTCCCTCCCATCCCAGGTCTCCTTATAGTAGCCAGGCTCAAGGGGGCCAGCTGCCAAAGACTTGACCAGCCGACCAGCAGCATTGTAGATCTTGAGGGATACATCACCCTCAGCTGCCAACTGGTATGAGATGGTTGCTGAGCCACCCCTCATTGGGTTGGGTGAGTTCTGAGAGAGAGCATGAACCCTGGGAAGGCCTGGGCGACGCCCAGCCTCCTCAACCCCGACGAGAACTACCTCAAGGGTGCAAGGGACAATTATGGGGCTGTCGATAGAATTGTTGTGGATAGCCAGCCCACCGGTATAAACACCAACGGCAAGGCCAGTGGAATTGAAGGTCACCGTAACCGCAAAGCTGTCCACGGCAGCGACAGAGTCCGTCCTCGGATTAGCATCGAGCCAAGTGGTGGGTGCAGGATAGCCAGAATCCAGCTCATAGATCACATCCGGGCTTGCGTTGGCCATGCACCAGATGTTTCCGGTGACCCCATCCCAGGCGAGACCGGATATGGCAATGCCAGTAACTACATAATTGACTGTAGCACCAGCAGCGTCGAACTCCCAGAACTGCCCCAGAGGGGTATTCCAGCTGCCACTGTACCAGGTGCCTTGGTCCCTATTGCAGGCCAACCCACGCTGGGAGATGCTATACCCTGGCTGGATAGTATCCAGGGGATTCCCATCGAAGTCGTACTGATAGACCGCGCCTGGGGAACCAACATCGATCTGCCAGAGCCATTGACCATCGAAGGCCATATCAGCAGGCCAGCTGGTGTAGATGGGGGTGAACTGGTCGAGGGGTCCTAATCCGGTCGTGGAGAATTCATAATCATCGTTGGTCGCATTGACATCGGAAACCCAGAGCTCCGATCCGTCGAACCCACAACCCCACCCCAATGTCAGCGGTATGGCCCAGGAGGAGACAACTACCTGGGCAACCGGATCTATCTCATACATCATCCCACTCGACTGATTGACCGCCCAGAGATTACCAGTGTTCGGGTCGTATGAGAGCCCGGCTCCAGCATTCGTCTCTGCCCAGGGGGCATTGAACTGGCTGAGAACATCACCGTATGCCGGGGCCGCGGTGTTTGGATGAGCTTTCGGTTCAGACTTCACATGTCGGGCGTCGGTAGCCGAGGCGTCGATACTGTTGCCTGTGATCTGAACGGGAGAAGTCTCGCCCGGAGGTCTGACCGATTTTCCAGCGTTGACCGAAAAGTTTGTAAAGATGTCTATGTCAAAATCCAACGGTCCGTTTCCGGTATTGTATATCCAGAGGGTGGTGTCCTTGATGATATCCGGAGCAAGCGTCACATAGAAGGAGGTTGGATCGACCGAGATGAGCGGATAGGTGAGATCAAAGTCGACCGTGACCGTATCGTCTAAGACGACCACTACGCTTGGAGTGGTTGCTGGGTTGTAGCCAAAGGCAGATGCAGTCACATCGTAGGTTCCGGCCAAGACATCTATGAGGTAATAGCCGGATGCGTCTGTGGTGTCAACATTACCGTCAGCAGTCACTACTGCATCCTGGATTGGACCTCCCCCAAGCTCACTCACCGTCCCATCAATCGCTCCCCACTCCACCACTGCTCCCGAGTCAACAATTGCCCTGATATCCCAGTTGATGTTAAAACCTAAGAGCCAAAGCTCGTCCCAGTTAGGGGCAAGATAGACAAAGTCTCCCTTTCCCTGCACAGCTGGTCCGGGATCGGTGCTGAGAGGAAACTCGCCGTCAGCATGGGTGACCTGTATTGAACACCAGAGGTCGCCAAGACCCGAAATTGCGACCGGGTTGCTCAGGTCCTCCCTGGCCCACCCCGGACCTACGTCTGAACACGGATCGCTGGTGAGCACAGGACCGGGAGTCGAATCGGTGCCCTGATCGTATATGATGACCGAGTCCCCGTGGGATCCTGCTTCGTGGTGATACCAGATCACGGCGACGATCTCCCACCCGGTGTAGGAACCCAGTTCCGTCGGCGTCAGCCTTATGGCACCCTGGAACGTTCCGCCACCTGTGAGGCCAATGGCGTTGTCATCAGGTGTGCCGTCATAATGGATTGTATCATCAGGTGAGGGAGCGAGGAGTGGGTTCAACACCTTTTCCCCCTCTTTCAAAAGCGGAGTCCGGGAGTAAGGGTCGAGTTGAAATAGATTTGGTCCCCTGTTCATCATGGCGGGCTCGCTCTTTCCTGTCCCCGCAGAACTTCCGGTCCACAGTCCTACAACGGCTAACAAAGTCAACACAAGAACTAACTTTTTCCCCATCTTCTTCCGTCCTTTCTTTCTTTGACAGAGTTGCGAAAGAATTCTCCCTTGCATCACGTTTCCCTTTTTAACATCACCTCCTTCCGTCAGTTGCACCCGCAATCCCTGAGCAAAGGAAACGGAAAACCTCGCCGTCAAATCACAGCAAACCATAATCTTCCACACTAACCACTATCATCCTTCAACTGCGAGGTGACACATCATAACACATCAACACTTTTTGTTCAAGATAAAATTTATGAGCAAGTTGCTCATTCTTGCTGAGGGCAGGTTAACCGTGTTCAATACGACATTGGTTTCCTCACATTTCTGTGGTATCCTTGCGTTTGCACGAAGTGTAAGAGGTTCTTGCTCGTCTTTTCATTGCCTCAAGCTCTGCTCGGCTTTGTTTTTTCTACCCACAAGGAGGTGGAGTTTGCTTAAAGGGTTTGCCATTCTTATGGTGATATTCAATTTTAGTCTTTGTTAGAGGTCGCGAGCGGAGCGAAGAGAGCTCGTTACAGAGAGTTAATCCCGAGCGAAGTCGTGCGAAGGGAACCCGAAGGATCTCCTGAATGCATGTCCTCCGTAACCATATAGGGCGAAAGGGGAGCTTGCCCTCCGTAGCTTCAGCGAAGGAGGGTCATTGTGAGCCAGAAAGGTCCGGCTTTTGCAGAGAAAAGACGAGGCCTGCCCCGTTTCTCGCGAAGCGAGATACACGGGGCATTTTTGATCCTTCGTCGGCACAGGCCGGCGGAGGAGAGCCGAAAGGGGGGAAGAATCTGCCTGCCCCGTTTCTCACGAAGCGAGATACACGGGGCTTTTCCCCGATCTCCACCACAAGAGAAACTGCCTGGCCGTCGAAGCTAACAAAAGCGTAGACGGGTCATTGCGAGCCAAAAAGGTCCGGCTTTTCGAGAGAAAAGACGAGACCTGCCCCGTTTCTCGCGAAGCGAGATACACGGGGCATTTTTGGTCCTTCGGCGGCGCAAGCCGGCGGAGGAGAGCCGAACGGCGACGAAGCAATCTGACACAAACAGATCCTTCGATTTCCATTCCCTTCGCCTGCGGCTCCCCTCGACTATCGCTCGGGAGGTCGTGGAACGCCCGCTCGTCAAACGAGCCGGGCGAGACCGTGAAACGGCTTGACATCCCAATCTGAGTGCATAGAATGTGTTCTGGACTTTGGAAAGGATTTGAAGCAAGGAACCAAGAAGGAGACACTATGTTCGAGAAACTACGCGCAATCGTGAGTAAGGTGGATGCTGATTATGCCGACGCGCGCTACGAAATCAAGAAGGAAACAGTTATTTCCTTCACTGGCCAGGATCTGACAAAGATAGCATCTAATTCTACTGACGGATACGTTGTGAGGGTCTTGATAGATGGTGGAATGTCCTCCGTTGTTTTCACAAAAGAAAACGATGTCGAAAAGGCTCTCCTTATGGCTGAGGAAAATGCGAAGTTGATCGCCAAAACCATTGATAAACCTGTCAAACTGGCTGAGTCGGAGGTGGTCAAAGACACTTTTATCCCGGAATTGAAGGAGGATCCGAGAGAAATCCCCATGGCCGAGAAGCTTGAACTTGTTCGTAGGTGTAACAACATTCCCCTCGAACACAAGAAGATAGCTATGACTCGCATCAGCTACGAGGAAGTGATCAGAGAAAAACACCTCGTCACCTCTGAAGGGAGTGAAATACGGGAAGACCTCGTAACGACAAGGTTGTCCGGGGAGATCATAAGTAAGGACGGAAATCTGATTCAAAATGTGAGGGTGAGGGCCGGAGGAAGTGATGGATTCGCTGCTGTACGAGATCAGGAGAAGCACTTTGAAGAGCGGACTGCAATTGCAGTTGACCTTCTGAAGGCGAAACCAGTTCAAGGCGGGGTATACGATTGTATCTTGAATCAAGGGCTAGCAGGTGTATTTGCGCATGAAGCCTTTGGCCATTTCTCGGAGGCAGACATAATAGAAACACTTCCAGCTATGCGAAAAAAGATGGAGATCGGGAGCAAACTGGGCAGCGATGTTCTGAGCATCGTTGACAATCCAACGATTGCGGATCAAGTTGGCTTTTACAAGTATGATGACGAAGGTGTAAAAGCTCGTCCAACACAGCTCATGAAAAATGGAAATCTAACGGGGCGGCTGCATTCAAGAAGAACTGCTGGGGAATTCGAAGAGTCCATCTCCGGACACTGTGTTGCTGAAGACTATCGTTATGCTCCCATAATAAGGATGGGGACTATTTTCATTGAGCCGGGTAAACCGAGTTTCGAAGAGCTTATAACGATGCTTGGAGATGGGCTGTACATTCTGGATGCGAAAGGTGGACAAACTGCTGGTGAGAACTTCACTTTCGGCGCGCAGTATGGTTATCTTGTAAAAGATGGAAAGGTTGGAGAAATGGTCCGTGACATAAACATTTCAGGGAATCTGTACAAAACGTTGAAAGATATCTCTGCAGTAGGAAATGACCTTGTCTTATCAAAAGTTGGCGGATGTGGGAAGTTGCAGATGAATATTCGTTCCTGTCACGGTGCGCCGCATGCGCTCGTCAAGAATCTTGTGATAGGAGGCGCATAATGGAAAAACTGCTTGAAATGGCAAAGAAGGTCTCTGACAAGGCAGAGGTCTATTCGATTGGATATACGCACAATTCTGTTTCATTCAAGAATGCGAAGCTACATGGCATAGAGAGTAAGATACAATCAGGAGCCAGTCTGAGGATAATCAAGGACAACAAACTTGGGTTTGCCTACACGAGAAATCTTGCGAATCGCCAAGAGCTTCTGCAGAATGCGATTGATTCCCTGGAAGGGGAAGTAGAAGCAAACTATGATTTTCCACTTACAGAAAAACTCGCTCGAATTGACACATTCGATCCGTCTCTTGAGAATGTATTGAGTACGCAAATGGTTGAAGAATCTGCAAGAGTCTGTGACCTTCTAAAATCCGAAACAGATGCTGAAATTTCAGTGAGTTCAACTACGTACACGGAAACGATTCGCGTCATGAACAGTTGTGGAACCGACATTTCAGGGGAAAGTACCTTTTATGTTATGTATGGAAGTCTGGTATTTCCTGGGTCCGCGTCCGGGATTTGGGGAGCATTTCTGAGCAAGGACTTCAGGCAAATGCCCGAGAATATCCTGAACGAAATGATAAAACTGTACACATCGTCTTCCAAGATCGTTGAGCCTAAAGGCGGGAAGATGAAAATAATGTTCATGCCCAACAGCATGATTGCGCTCAAATGGAGAATTTCGATTGGCACCAGTTCGAAGAGTGTCTATGAAAAGGTTTCACCGATTGCCAATAAGGTTGGAGAAAAGATATTTGATGAAAGGATAACGATACACGATGATCCGCTGAACGACAAGCATCCTGGAGCGCGGGCTTTTGATGATGAAGGTGTCGCGTGCAAACCCTTGACAATTATCGAAAATGGGGTGTTGAAGAGCTTCTACTACGATCTGGATTACGCCAGCAAATTGAAGGCCAAACCCACCGGACATGGACACAGGACTACCGCATGGGGAGGAGATCCCATCTCAATAAAACCCGTGCCTGCACTGACTCACATGATCATGGAGCCAGGAAAGAAATCCTTCTCTGATCTGGTAAAATCGATAGACAGGGGCATTATCCTGGAAGGCGCACTCGGAGCTCACAGCGGGAACATCCCTAACGGGGACTTTTCCATTGGGGTTAGCCCAGGACTATATGTCGAAAACGGCGAAATTGTGGGCCGGGTGAAGGATGCTATGGTGGCGGGCAACATTTACGAAATGTTGAAACAGGTAGTGGACATTGGTGATACTCTGTATCCTTCCTGGGGCACCGCATGGCTGCCGCCAATACTGTGCGACAATGTGAGTGTTACAACCAAGAACTAGTGCTTCGATTGACAAATACAGTGGCGCTCCATCCAAGAGGCATTGCCCGAGGTTGCTCACTCAGGACTGGTGTGGGTGTGCAAACCTGGAGTAATCAACGCACCGCCCGAACACCCGGCAAACAAGTAGAAGCGCCCTGAAATCCAAAACGGCTTGGAGTCGTCCAAAAGTGAACAGCAGAAATGTGTTGATCATAGGGGCAGGACCTGCCGGAGTAACGACGGCCATTCAATTAAGACGCTACGATATTGGGGTTGTGCTTGTGGAAAAAGAGGAGATTGGTGGACTCCTCAGGAATGCCAATCTGGTTGAGAATTATCCGGGGTTTCCCGATGGGATAAGTGGAATGGAACTTGTAGGCCTCTTCAAGAGGCAACTGGAGAGTGCTGGAGTGAGCGTGAGCTTTGAAGAGGTGCTGGAGTTGGAATATGAGGATAGTGAGTTTCACGCAAAGACCAACGAGAGAGTGGTAATGTCTGACATCGTGGTAATTGCTTCTGGGACAAAGCCAAAGCCCATTTCTGACCTGAAGATTTCAAAGGCTGTCGAAGAACGGATGTTCCACGTGATACATCCAATTCGTGGCCTCAGTGGGAAAGAGATCGCCATCATTGGAGCTGGCGACGCCGCGTTCGACTATGCGCTAGGGATGTCTCAGAGGAATGAAGTCACGATTCTCAATAGGAGCAGTCGAGCAAAGTGCATCCCAGTGCTCTGGGATAGATGCATGGAGTCCAGGAATGTCACATACCTGGATAGGACATGTGTTCAAGAAATACGTAGCGACGGAAACAAAGCGGTGCTAACTTGTGCACACAATGACGAACAGAAGAAGAGGGAAATACGTGCTGATTATGTGGTAATCGCGATTGGGAGGGAGCCTTGCCTTGATTTCTTGGGAAGTGGGCTGAAGAGAAAGGTTGAAACCCTGACAGACTCAAGTGCGATTCATATTGTGGGGGATGTGAGGAATGGTATTTACAGGCAAGTTGCGATTTGTGTTGGGGATGGTCTAAGGGCGGCGATGGAGATACATTCGAGTGTCGCGGGAGAAGGGGAATGAAGATACTGGCTAAAACAGGCAGTGAAGAGATAGCGACGGTATTTATCGCAGAGACGGACAGTGGAAGACAAATAGAATTTGTTGAGTCGGTTCAGCCTCCCATTCCGCGTGAAAAGAAATGGGTCTTGATTGTGTCTACGTTGTATGGATGCCCGGTGGGCTGCCGGTTCTGTGACGCGGGGAGCCATTATCAGGGAAGACTCTCCCGAGATGACATCGTCGGCCAGATAGATTACCTGATAAGAAGACGTTTTCCTGACGGGATCGTACCGGTCGATAAGTTCAAGATCCAATTTGCAAGAATGGGCGAGCCAGCCTTCAATCAAAACGTACTCGATGTGCTTGCAGAGCTTCCCAAACTGTACGATGCTCCCGGGCTTTTACCGGCCTTTTCCACGATCGCGCCTCATGGGACTGAAGGCTTTTTTGATAGGCTGTTGGAAATCAAGAAGAAGGTCTTTTGTGGAAATTTTCAACTACAGTTCTCAATACACACTACCGAAATGCGGCTGAGAGATTGGCTTATTCCCGTGAGGAAATGGGACTTTGCACAGATCGCAGAATATGGAGAGGCATATTTCCAGAAAGGTGAAAGAAAGATAACTCTCAACTTCGCTCTGGCAGATGGTATGCCGGTCGACGCGGATGTTCTTCTGCGGCATTTCAGGCCCGATATGTTTTTGATCAAGATAACTCCCGTGAATCCCACTTACCAGGCGACAAGACAGAATATCTCTTCGCACATAGTGCCAGAAAAAGAGAACTATGAGACGATCGATGTACTCAGAAATGTGGGATATGATGTCATCT
Above is a genomic segment from candidate division TA06 bacterium containing:
- a CDS encoding T9SS type A sorting domain-containing protein — protein: MWKIMVCCDLTARFSVSFAQGLRVQLTEGGDVKKGNVMQGRILSQLCQRKKGRKKMGKKLVLVLTLLAVVGLWTGSSAGTGKSEPAMMNRGPNLFQLDPYSRTPLLKEGEKVLNPLLAPSPDDTIHYDGTPDDNAIGLTGGGTFQGAIRLTPTELGSYTGWEIVAVIWYHHEAGSHGDSVIIYDQGTDSTPGPVLTSDPCSDVGPGWAREDLSNPVAISGLGDLWCSIQVTHADGEFPLSTDPGPAVQGKGDFVYLAPNWDELWLLGFNINWDIRAIVDSGAVVEWGAIDGTVSELGGGPIQDAVVTADGNVDTTDASGYYLIDVLAGTYDVTASAFGYNPATTPSVVVVLDDTVTVDFDLTYPLISVDPTSFYVTLAPDIIKDTTLWIYNTGNGPLDFDIDIFTNFSVNAGKSVRPPGETSPVQITGNSIDASATDARHVKSEPKAHPNTAAPAYGDVLSQFNAPWAETNAGAGLSYDPNTGNLWAVNQSSGMMYEIDPVAQVVVSSWAIPLTLGWGCGFDGSELWVSDVNATNDDYEFSTTGLGPLDQFTPIYTSWPADMAFDGQWLWQIDVGSPGAVYQYDFDGNPLDTIQPGYSISQRGLACNRDQGTWYSGSWNTPLGQFWEFDAAGATVNYVVTGIAISGLAWDGVTGNIWCMANASPDVIYELDSGYPAPTTWLDANPRTDSVAAVDSFAVTVTFNSTGLAVGVYTGGLAIHNNSIDSPIIVPCTLEVVLVGVEEAGRRPGLPRVHALSQNSPNPMRGGSATISYQLAAEGDVSLKIYNAAGRLVKSLAAGPLEPGYYKETWDGRDSSEKKVPSGVYFCRLSVGSFEASRKMVVLR
- a CDS encoding TldD/PmbA family protein, whose amino-acid sequence is MFEKLRAIVSKVDADYADARYEIKKETVISFTGQDLTKIASNSTDGYVVRVLIDGGMSSVVFTKENDVEKALLMAEENAKLIAKTIDKPVKLAESEVVKDTFIPELKEDPREIPMAEKLELVRRCNNIPLEHKKIAMTRISYEEVIREKHLVTSEGSEIREDLVTTRLSGEIISKDGNLIQNVRVRAGGSDGFAAVRDQEKHFEERTAIAVDLLKAKPVQGGVYDCILNQGLAGVFAHEAFGHFSEADIIETLPAMRKKMEIGSKLGSDVLSIVDNPTIADQVGFYKYDDEGVKARPTQLMKNGNLTGRLHSRRTAGEFEESISGHCVAEDYRYAPIIRMGTIFIEPGKPSFEELITMLGDGLYILDAKGGQTAGENFTFGAQYGYLVKDGKVGEMVRDINISGNLYKTLKDISAVGNDLVLSKVGGCGKLQMNIRSCHGAPHALVKNLVIGGA
- a CDS encoding TldD/PmbA family protein, which translates into the protein MEKLLEMAKKVSDKAEVYSIGYTHNSVSFKNAKLHGIESKIQSGASLRIIKDNKLGFAYTRNLANRQELLQNAIDSLEGEVEANYDFPLTEKLARIDTFDPSLENVLSTQMVEESARVCDLLKSETDAEISVSSTTYTETIRVMNSCGTDISGESTFYVMYGSLVFPGSASGIWGAFLSKDFRQMPENILNEMIKLYTSSSKIVEPKGGKMKIMFMPNSMIALKWRISIGTSSKSVYEKVSPIANKVGEKIFDERITIHDDPLNDKHPGARAFDDEGVACKPLTIIENGVLKSFYYDLDYASKLKAKPTGHGHRTTAWGGDPISIKPVPALTHMIMEPGKKSFSDLVKSIDRGIILEGALGAHSGNIPNGDFSIGVSPGLYVENGEIVGRVKDAMVAGNIYEMLKQVVDIGDTLYPSWGTAWLPPILCDNVSVTTKN
- a CDS encoding NAD(P)/FAD-dependent oxidoreductase — translated: MKSKTAWSRPKVNSRNVLIIGAGPAGVTTAIQLRRYDIGVVLVEKEEIGGLLRNANLVENYPGFPDGISGMELVGLFKRQLESAGVSVSFEEVLELEYEDSEFHAKTNERVVMSDIVVIASGTKPKPISDLKISKAVEERMFHVIHPIRGLSGKEIAIIGAGDAAFDYALGMSQRNEVTILNRSSRAKCIPVLWDRCMESRNVTYLDRTCVQEIRSDGNKAVLTCAHNDEQKKREIRADYVVIAIGREPCLDFLGSGLKRKVETLTDSSAIHIVGDVRNGIYRQVAICVGDGLRAAMEIHSSVAGEGE
- a CDS encoding radical SAM protein codes for the protein MKILAKTGSEEIATVFIAETDSGRQIEFVESVQPPIPREKKWVLIVSTLYGCPVGCRFCDAGSHYQGRLSRDDIVGQIDYLIRRRFPDGIVPVDKFKIQFARMGEPAFNQNVLDVLAELPKLYDAPGLLPAFSTIAPHGTEGFFDRLLEIKKKVFCGNFQLQFSIHTTEMRLRDWLIPVRKWDFAQIAEYGEAYFQKGERKITLNFALADGMPVDADVLLRHFRPDMFLIKITPVNPTYQATRQNISSHIVPEKENYETIDVLRNVGYDVILSIGELEENHIGSNCGQYVMSHLKENGSVKDGYTYPLHKA